One Thalassospira marina DNA window includes the following coding sequences:
- a CDS encoding phosphoserine transaminase translates to MVDIANFPKPANRPASANFSSGPCKKRPGWSADALETEVLGRSHRSPLGKARLEEAIDRTHAILNLPEGYLVGVVPASDTGAVEMALWSMLGARGVDMLAWESFGSTWVTDVLKQLKLDDVRVFEADYGKLPDLAQVDFDRDVVFTWNGTTAGVRVPNGDWIADDRKGLTFCDATSAIFAMELPWDKLDVVTYSWQKVLGGEGGHGVIILSPRAVERLESHVPAWPMPKIFRMTKGGKLIDGIFRGETINTPSMLVVEDAIDALKWAEEIGGLAGLLSRTRENRRLLDEWLAKSDWAADLAEKPETASNTSMCIKIVDPWALAQDAKIQASLPKRISQLLDGEKVAYDINGYRDAPPGLRIWGGATVESSDINALLPWLDWAYAVAKAEIADR, encoded by the coding sequence ATGGTCGATATTGCCAATTTTCCAAAGCCTGCCAACCGTCCTGCAAGTGCCAATTTTTCGTCGGGTCCGTGTAAAAAACGTCCGGGCTGGTCTGCAGATGCGCTGGAAACCGAGGTTCTGGGGCGTTCGCATCGATCTCCGCTGGGCAAGGCACGCCTGGAAGAAGCCATTGATCGCACCCATGCCATTTTGAACCTGCCCGAAGGGTACCTTGTTGGTGTGGTTCCGGCATCCGATACCGGTGCTGTTGAAATGGCGCTGTGGTCGATGCTGGGCGCGCGCGGTGTCGATATGCTGGCTTGGGAAAGCTTTGGTTCAACCTGGGTGACTGACGTTCTCAAGCAGTTGAAACTTGATGATGTTCGCGTCTTCGAGGCCGATTACGGCAAGCTGCCCGATCTGGCACAGGTTGATTTTGACCGTGACGTGGTTTTCACCTGGAACGGGACGACCGCCGGTGTGCGTGTTCCGAATGGCGACTGGATCGCCGATGACCGCAAGGGCCTGACCTTCTGTGATGCGACATCGGCCATTTTTGCCATGGAACTGCCGTGGGACAAACTCGACGTTGTGACCTATAGCTGGCAGAAAGTACTGGGCGGCGAGGGTGGCCATGGTGTCATCATCTTGAGCCCGCGTGCCGTTGAACGTCTTGAAAGCCATGTTCCGGCCTGGCCGATGCCGAAAATCTTCCGCATGACCAAGGGCGGCAAGCTGATTGACGGTATTTTCCGGGGTGAAACCATCAATACCCCGTCGATGCTGGTGGTTGAGGATGCGATTGATGCCCTGAAATGGGCCGAGGAAATTGGCGGCCTTGCCGGTTTGCTGTCGCGTACCCGCGAAAATCGCCGTTTGCTTGATGAATGGCTTGCCAAAAGCGATTGGGCAGCCGATCTGGCCGAAAAGCCGGAAACGGCATCGAACACGTCAATGTGCATCAAAATCGTCGATCCGTGGGCGCTGGCGCAGGATGCAAAGATTCAGGCAAGCCTGCCAAAACGCATCTCGCAACTGCTGGATGGCGAAAAAGTTGCCTATGACATCAATGGTTACCGCGATGCGCCTCCCGGCCTGCGAATTTGGGGTGGTGCGACCGTAGAATCCAGCGATATCAATGCGTTGCTGC